From the genome of bacterium:
ATGATGTACACGGCGGGGTGCGAGTAGATCCAGAAGAGGTGCTCGAAGAGGATCGGGTCGCCGCCCTTGGCCGGGTCGAAGAAGCCCACGCCGAAGAAGCGCTCGAGCACGATGAACACCAGCGTCACCGCGAGCACCGGCGTCGCCAGCAGCTGCACCCAGCCCGTGGCGTAGAGCGTCCAGGGGAAGAGCGGCATGCGCAGCCAGCCCATGCCGGGGGCGCGCAGGCGGTGGATCGTGGTCACGAAGTTCAGCCCGGTGAGGATCGAGGAGAAGCCGAGGATGAAGACGCCGACGACGGCGAACGAGACCTGCGTGCGCGTCTGGACGCTGTAGGGCGCGTAGAACGTCCAGCCGGTGTCCAGCGGGCCGCCCTTCAGGAACAGCGACGAGAGGATGACCGCGGCGCCCGTGAGGTAGAGCCACCAGGAGAGACGGTTGAGGCGCGGAAAGGCGACGTCGCGCGCGCCGATGAGCAGCGGCAGCAGGAAGTTGCCGAAGGAGACGGGAATGCCGGGGATGACGAAGAGGAAGATCATCAGCACGCCGTGCAGCGTGAAGGTCTGGTTGTAGTGCCGAGCGTTCAGGAGCGCGCCCGGCGCGACGGCGCTGAGGCGCATCAGCACGCCGAGCGCAGCGCCCGCCGCCAGCACGAGGGTCAGCGCCGCCAGGTACATGATCCCGATGCGCTTGTGGTCGGTCGAGAGCAGCCAGGCGGCGAGGAAGCCGCGCGGCCGCGGGGGCTGAGCGGTGGCGGTGGGCAGCGGATCCGTCATGGCTGATCTCCCCCTTTGGCAAGGGGGGACGCGGGGGGATTCCCCGGACCGGCGATCCGCGATCGTCGCCCGCCGGCCAGCAGCCACACGGCGGCCGCGCCCAGCAGCACGAGGTTCACCACGCCGAAGAGCCGCAGCAGCCGGTAGAAGGCGCGCTCGGGCGCGCGCTCGTAGGGGAGGCAGTAGAGCGGCTCGGGCGGGCGGCCGTCGCGCACCTCGCCGCGGCGCGCCGCATCCAGCGCCTGCTCGATCTCCGTGGGCGCGAAGGTGACCGACTGGCGGCTGTCGTACCGGAGCCTCTCCACGGGCAGGGCGCTCGAGATCGTGCCCCCGGGGGCGACCGCCAGCAGCACCTCCGGGTGGAAGAAGTGGCCGCCCTGGCGCCGCTGGAAGCGCAAGCCGATCGCCTGCGCCAGCCGCTCGATCGCGCCGCGGTCGCCGGCGAGGAACGTCCAGGCCGCGGGCGGGAAGCCAGGACCGATCGCCTTGAGGTAGTTGCGCTTGGCGGCCGCGGCGGTTTCGGGCGTGTCGTTCTCGTCGATGCTGACCGTCGCGACGAGGTAGTCAGCCCCCGGGCGCAGCCGCAGGCGGCCGAGCGCCTCCGCGAGGCCGCCAA
Proteins encoded in this window:
- a CDS encoding SCO family protein, which encodes MVRSPMSGATVRRSLVALAALASLLVLPVRPAGSAAADGAGEDNGIGFSGKPGDRLPPDVILRDDTGATVRLRDLADRPLLLTFVPFSCGRQCPLVLGGLAEALGRLRLRPGADYLVATVSIDENDTPETAAAAKRNYLKAIGPGFPPAAWTFLAGDRGAIERLAQAIGLRFQRRQGGHFFHPEVLLAVAPGGTISSALPVERLRYDSRQSVTFAPTEIEQALDAARRGEVRDGRPPEPLYCLPYERAPERAFYRLLRLFGVVNLVLLGAAAVWLLAGGRRSRIAGPGNPPASPLAKGGDQP